tgtgattgaattggcaaGCCGGGGGTAAGAAACGGAGGATATGACCCTCTGTTTGTGTGGCCAAAAGCAAAACTAAtgtaatataaatatatcaCTAGATAGAGCAGCAAAGAAGACATTCGTTTCTGATTGGAGATGTAGCAGTGAGTTTCTCGAACCCATGGAGTGAATCCAGCCAAACACACAACTCATAGAAAGCGATGGGGTTGATTCTTATATTGGATGCTTCAACGCATCGATTGAATTTAGAGATTTACTAGCAATTCGCCATATTGATCGGTGAGCAATGGACAGTTCTATAAACTATCTTTTGCTTACTTGGTCTGAGAAATTAAGCTACTCCATAATACATAGAATATATGAAGTTGGGGCCTTTCACATGGTGCTCTGCACGAATACAAGCTTATATTCACGTAATATGCAGGTATTTTCCCTTGGAACAAATCAAGATTCGGCGATATATTCACAAAGTTAATGTCGAGCAGGCGAAAAAGATGACACCTTTAGATGTAGCAGAATACTTCAGGAAATACAGCCTGCAtccccaaaaccctaatttatgCCAACACATTGAACGCAATATTATAATTACTAAAGTATTAGCAGAAGAATCTTTGTTACCTTCCTACCCACTTCATTAAAGCTAAGTAGCAGAAGAAGATTCCCGGTTCTTAGCCccctttattattcttttttttagaaatgattctttatttaaacttttctttgctTGGACCTTTAAGCTTTTTCTGTGTGTGTGGGTGCGTTCCCTTAATTTAGAGTCGTAGAATTGGAACTAAGATATTCCTTCCTTGAAAGACAATATATTATTCTTTAAGGTGAATGTTTCATGCAGATTagatattctctctctctctctctctctctctgaatgcACTCAAATTTAGAACAATGATGCAAACTTTTGAAGCCTAAAAAGAAAGTTGCATGGTGGATTGATAAATAGCACCATTTGAAtatgtcttctctctctctctctctgaatatTAATATGGGTAACAAAACATAATGGATATATAGTATATGCTAAGCTAGCTCCCTCCAAGGACATGTATATacataaattatgataattgtGGTGGAATCATCGATATAGTAAATATATCATtaggaaggaaaagagaaggcatTTGCGGGGACAGAATGTAAGTACTACTTGGCCGTACACGTGTCCAACATCTAATGCCCACTTAATAATCGTGGGTAGGCTTTTCATTCTCGTAGGGTTTAATCTTGAAATAGATCATTTTGGTCCTCTACCATGGCGTTTCGACAcgccttttttcttcttaaagCATTAATTTTTGTATGTATGCACATGCGCAACCACGTGTACATATGCTTGATTTTGCGAAACTCCATCATCAACTAATCGAAACGtatgatttttatataattacgAAAATAAATCGATAAGAATGTATTGTGATCAACGTAAGATGAGAAGGGTTACGGGGTTAGAGTTAGGACTGTACACACTTTGAGTAATTAAAGGTTGACGGTGTGATTTAACAGACATACTATTTAAGTTGGAGGGATTCCTGGGTAAGAGGGGccaaaagacaaaaggaaagccaaaaaaaattggaaaagagagaaagaaaagcaaaataaaggACAACAGGGggggcgaagaagaagaagaatcatcttttgtttttgtgatttgaaTTCGTACAAAAGAGAGGTTCTCCCAAGAAAAGACCAGGGCCTGAAGCACATGACTCCTCTCTGGTGTCAGACACcctttgattctctctctctctctctctatcagaAAGACCAACCCTCacgcatttttatttttcaacttttctttgccctttgtttttctttgcaaGAAGTTACCATCCCCTTGCTTTATCTCtccttgcttttccttttcccatctctatctctctctctgagagaAGAACCTTACTTTATTCCCTTGAACTCACCCCTAAAAGAGAGGTGATCCTCTCTCGATCCTCCTTGTGTTCACAAACCTACAccatctctcttttcctctctctctctctctctctcatcatcatcatcatcttctcaaACCTCAGAAAGGGAAGAGTCCATACAAACCCTTTTGCTCTTGTTTGTTCCTACACACACCCCCACAGCTAATTCTTATTCTCATCATAGGACCATCCGAGGACAAAGCACAGTGCAGTTAATACTCAGCATAATAACTGTAGGCTTTGAGGTGCGCGCGCTCGAGAATAACTATGGCTTCTCCTTCCGAACTAACCCTAGAGTGCAAGCCCCAGAGCTATTCCATGCTCCTGAAGTCATTCGGCGACCACCACGCCGCCGACCAAACCCAGAAGCTCGAGGAGTTCCTCGCCCGCCTCGAGGAGGAGCGTCTCAAGATCGACGCGTTCAAGCGCGAGCTCCCGCTCTGCATGCAGCTCCTCACCAATGGTAATCCCTCTAGGGTTTTGTGTCTACACATGCGTATATGCTAATGCATATCATTTGCATCCACGCGAGTCGGCTTGGACATGGATAACGGAATTATCCACGTACACATCTCAAGATTCATTtcaaatagagaaaaaagattATGGTTGATCGGCTCATGCATATTCATGTTCCATAGATTTGAGTGCCAATCTTttaaccttttccttttttggggcttttcttttcgttttatTGAAGTTGGAGATTGGCTTTCTAGGGTTAGCTAATACTTTCCTTTTCGCTTGTTTCTATGAATAATCCAAAGTAGAATGATGTTCTGACTGTTCATCCCTTTTGCGAATATATGCCTGTGTTCAGACATGACAAAGAAgggttttttgtgatttatttcatttccttccaaataaatttattttatttgaacttttttttgtgttgcAGCTGTAGAGGTATCAAAGCAACAGCTTCAAGCCTATAGAGCAAATTCAGGACCAAGGCCTGTTCTTGAAGAATTCATACCATTGAAAAATTCATCATCTGAGGGCTCTGAGAAGACACCAAACCTATCTGATAAGGCAACCTGGATGACATCTGCTCAATTATGGAGCCAAACGAGCAACGATAACCCCAACAAGCAACAATCATTGGCGCCTAAAGAAACCGACATCGGCTTCAACGTCAGCCCGAAGTTCAGTTTGGAAAACAAATCCAGGAACGGAGGAGCCTTCCTTCCGTTCTCCAAGGAGCGCAACGGGTCATGCCCAAGCCCAAGCTTGAGGGCTCTTCCGGAGCTCGCTCTCGGCTCGCCCGACAAAGAGATGGAAGATAAGAAGTATCCAGAAGCGGAGAACGGCAATGGAGTCTCGTGCGTGAGAAGAGACGGTTGCAGTAAAATTGGCAATGGCGAAGTGGGGAAAGGGACCGTGAGTTCTGCAGAAGTGCAGATTCCAGCGACAGCTAACGCTTCCAACACTAACACGACGGCCGCAAATGGTCAGACTCATAGAAAGGCAAGGCGGTGCTGGTCGCCGGACTTGCATCGAAGATTTGTAAATGCCCTACAGATGCTTGGCGGCTCTCAAGGTACTACTGGAAtttcatcatgaaaatatacGTAACTGGATATTGCAGGTGAAAAACTTCAGTTGGTTGAAAATTGGACATTCACgttcaagttttttaaaaaaaaatttggggacACTGAATTGACATGAACCTTTTCATGATAGCCATGATATCTTTGGACTAACACggaattccttttctttcacataagaaaCTATGTTTCAACAAAGAAGATCGGGCTGTTTTACATGCACGGTCATCAACTCATCATGACAGTCAAACCACCATAATTCTCTTTCCATTGCATCATTGTTGCAATCATTAATTATATGAAGTGggcctgatttttttttttttcttgtctgtGGTTCGTGAAAAAGCAGTGGCCACCCCAAAGCAAATCAGGGAGCTGATGAAGGTTGACGGTTTGACTAATGATGAAGTTAAAAGCCATCTCCAGGTAcatctctctccccccctctcttctcttctctgtctgtctctctctcagaCATGCCAAACCTGTGATAAAAGAACAGACTTTTACTATATCAAACTGACAacttcagagagagagagagagagagagaaaaacatttGTACTATAATTCAAACTGACATCTGAAGAAGAAGCACGGCTTGAcccatcttttctcttttctccttttccttgatTGGTGAACACAGAAATACAGGCTTCACACCAGACGACCCAGCCCAAGCCCACAAACAGCCGGCTCCGCCGCCCCGCAGCTGGTGGTCCTAGGTGGCATCTGGGTCCCGCCCGATTACGCCACGGCCGTTGCGCATGGCAACACGTCCCCGCTGTATGGCGCCCACCCGTCCGCCCATGCATCGCCTCACTACTGCACGCCTCCCGGCATGCCGCAGGAATTTTACTCCGCGGCAGCTTCTCACCACGAGGCGGTGCACCACCACCCCCTCCACGGCCACCACCACCAGATTCAAGTGTACAAGGGGACTTCTCATCCCCAACCACAAAGCTCGCCGGAGTCCGGGATGAGGGGCGGTGGCGGGGATGGCCAGTCAGAGAGCATCGAGGATGGCAAGTCGGAGAGCAGCAGCTGGAAGGGTGACAGCGGCGACCACGTCAACGGCGGAGATCAAAGGAATGGATTGATCACCATGAGAGATGACAACAATGAGGAGAGTAATGGGAGTGAGATCACTCTTAAGTTCTAtgacaaataaaattttcacGTTAGGATCTTAGGGTTTAGGTTTTCCTTTtatgaagatttctttttttttttttttgggggtttttaaattttgttgttgtttctattattctaatttttatgtGCAAATATCTAGAGAGGGTTAAAGAAAGGGGGGGATGCATAATGGCAAAAAAGGGGGTGCTTGTCATGTTTCCATGATATGCTCCATGTCCTTTtgggaagaaaattgaaagattgtATTTATATGGACGCTTTGGCATTTTGTGTTATtctcttgtttatttttctttttcagacttattaaattatttgccactatatagatagataaatttattttgaaaatttattgacCCACAACCCCAAGATAATAAGCAACTTAGGAGTTAGGACCACAATTTGATGGAATCTTAAGTGGATGATGTCGGTATGAGATGAGTAGATATTCCTCTCGTTCCATTCTTATCCATCAAGTCAATAGCAAGAAAAGAAACGTGTGTGATTTCCTGCATATTtctccaatatatatatatatagtattatTTATATTCACATTGGTTATAGAATGAATTTAACGATATCGTTTTTCTTTGTCCTCTTCTGTATCTTTTGTATAAGCTATTTTCGTCAAATTCTTAAGTAGtaattaatctcacaaagtTTCACATGGTTCAACAaaaagatagttttttttttccagctaaACTGGTTAAGTTCAGTGACAAAAGCACTCATTTGATGAGAGATAGGGTGAATTCGTGAAAGTTCCTCAACTTGGACCAACCTCATTCAAAAAAGGAAGGCACTAAATTATCTTTGAGGAAAGtcattggaaaaacaaaaaggcattttttcttcttttttgcttttagaaATTGCAAGCATGGTCTTTCGGCTTAACCAAGAAAGAGATTACCCTCCATAGAATAATCATactcaaatgaaagaaaacccCGAATAATCGAgggttaacatgcaattttcaaaaggtaaCAAGCcttaaaatcataaaacttcGAATTAATCAAGGCTTTGACATACAATTAAAAATTGCCCACCATTCGTCAAATTTGATGACGGGGAAACATTTAAAAGGGAGGCTCTTCAAAAGAAGAGACACCGAAAGAAAAGagcttcttttattctttttttttttcctttgcttggATTTCTTTACAGCAGCTTAGActcgagaaaagaaaataagaaattaattcACATTCTCTCGAAGCACAAGACTAAGTTCACTTTCTTTCTCATCcctttacctttcttttcttctcctttacTTTGATCTAAACAGTGCCTTTAACTAAGCTTTGGAGATATAGCATTCACACCTTGAGCCTGTGGTAAAAGTTAAAGTGCACATTCCCCAGCTTTAATTCACACAAAAACACAATTATTAATTGTTTCTTGGGTATTACCTAAAATTgcccttcttcattttctgttgcCTAAACTTTTATGTGCTTTTATAGGGactaaaatgtcattttcactgATTCAATGTGATACTTACATTTTATCAGTTTCTTCTTAGGGAATAGAGTcgactcttttgatttgtttttgttatgatggcataaataaatgtaaatttatttcGGTTTTTACTCTTTTCAAATTACGGAAACCATTTTTTGTTCAGGAAAATGTCTATTCTGATGATGATCATAAATGTATGTTTCGTTCAATTTTTTCCTCCTTCAAAATTAGAGATGTCGTTATAGCCTcgaattatttttgttgtttcgTAATACTCTCCTCTTCTCATTTTGCCATATTCAATTATCAGGTGACGAGTTACAAGGAGGGAGTAAACGGGAATCTAGCAAATGGCgtaaaaaacaattgaagattgctccaaatttcattttcttttctttaccacAAGACAAAAGCAACTTTGAATGCAATTACCAAAGCACCCCCACCACCTTGTTCTTGATATTGAGCTCTGGGCTTGTATTTTCCAATCTCATTTGGGCCCAAAAACACCCGATTGTTCTGATTCTGGGCCTCCATCTGTCAGACTTATCTTAGGTTAGCTAATACGAAACTTGTTCTCTTCTTTAATTGTCACCATAATTAGGAATTTAGACATTTTCCAGAGTCGACGCGATCTAGAATTAGATTAGGTTTACAGGATATGATTACGTATACCGGTTTATCGGTTGgaaattccaaaagaaagaaaaggaaaaggaaaaaatgaaacaaaaaccCCAATTGTATCGACTTCGATTTATAGCCCACTAATCAGAGCTGTGCTGGAGAGGCATCTTGTCTTTCGGGTAGCAGAGCCGCCTTGTCCAAGGAAAAAATAATGGACAATTTACGGGAGTTTTCTTATATATAGTACTTGTTAGAAGGTTTTTATACATTTGATAGATCACATATGAATGATTTCTAGTATGTCGTCCTTGGTGCACGGTAACATGTGCTCATAAGAACACGTTTGAATGCATTTAATTTGTAGTGATGCAATAAAAAGTGCGGTAAATCGCGATTTCGTTGGTGAACTAGTATCCATTATCTATGACGAAATGAATAAGTTTGTGAGATTGTATATACTAATCTAGGTACCGTGTTACAAGACTCGAGTACTATAGGTATAGGAGAGATGGACATAGCAATGGGCAAATCTGTTGAGAATTAAGTTCAATGAAGTCACCCTTTAAAgaatgttaatttaaaaaaaaaaaaaaggattaggAAAACGCGAAAgtgaattaataaataaaaagaggaggTGCAATTTCCCACAAATCGATCATGACATTTGATAATATGTAATTTCATGAAGTTAATCCCATGTCATCACATGTCACAAAATCATATTAAAGAACCAGTGGATAATGTGTATACTATAGATAACATACAATTTATACTAGGAAAATGATACAAGAGGTGTCAAAAATTTTATATGGCGCTCACTTTAATATTAAAACTTTTTACTAGATCACTTAAGTaacaaattagagaaaaaatgatcatttatggcacgtatgataaaatttctattcctctATTTCTCTCGTTTTTCTCTGTTAAAACGGTTTAGAATAAAAACTAGTTTGGTAacgatttcattttttatttttggaataaatttctattccagaaatagatttgaaaaatgaatcataagctaaaatttttaacttctcaatttctgaaatagaaattgacagaaattttgtcatgcacacctTTAACTGTCTCCAATTATAAATTCTGGGCAAAAGTTGTACGtgacttttttaataaaagttcATATATACTTGGCCTtcttatataaaaagaataagtCCTACGTGGACTTTAAGGTGGTTGTTCTTGACTTAGATAACGCCGTACCGAGTCGTTCTCTAAAGAGGTAGATTTTTTTCTATCGTTGTCTTTCCTTAGACTTTGACATTCACTCTTATTTGATGTTTGATGTTGCCggtccccctcccccaaaaaaaaaaaaaaaaaaaactctctctctaaatatcattatcctctctctctctctctctctctctctctctctctctctctctctctctctctctctctctctctctctctctctctctctctctctctctctctctctctctctctcacttgctcaATCAGCGCTGGAAAATTTTAGGGCTCGGTGCTTGGAGGAAAGAAATTGGGGCTCGGTGCCAGAGGGAAGACTCTCACAACAGGAAAAGAGTGAGTGACTTGTCCACGTTGAAACGAATCACGGTGTTCGTTGAAACAAAGTTTAGTCGCTTATCTTGCTCCTACTCTCCATTCCCGAATTAGGGTTTTGAGAATATATCATGCGCGAATTATGGCACAAGTTATAAATCCATGGACTTCACGGCAGTTATAGCACAAATGTTTCCAACGTTGATATAATCGTTTGAAATGATTTCGAAATGCACCAGTACAAGGAATCTTAAATCCCAATCACGTACGAACATTGGAGTCTTATCTGGTCTAGAAGAGTACAAAGATGGAAAACTCCTCATCTATTTACTCCAAATTTGGACCTTAGCAGCACCCTTCGGGAATACTCCATACCTCACATCTGAGCTACCGTCTTACTCAGGTAACTGGATGCAATTTCCATCAAGTGACCTGGTCTGCAACCTGGTCATGCAGACCCGCTGAAATGTGTCGcaaggcggcggtggcggtggctgTGGCGACCACTTGGTGAAGGCGACAGACGCATGGTGGTGGGGTCGACGAGGCTGAAGACGGcgaggcgagagagagagagagagagagagagagagatgcttgGGGGGATTAGGGCTTTCTGTTCTGAAAATTCACCGCAGCTTGTTTAGCAAGTTAACGTTCCGTCGCTAAAGGCCACAATTCCGGTTGCTGAATAGCGGCTGAACTGTTTTTTTCTTCGGGCAGCAGGAAAAGTCCAGCCAATTACCTTTCAACGACGAAACTAGtttaaaaggaaataataaaaatttatttaacgAGAAAAATctttcttgactttttttttctttgcggGAAATGACCCAGATCGggtcgaatttttataaaagataaaGCGTATGTATAAATTgtgacttcaatttcttttaaaatagaaaagtgataaatttattctccaGACACGGTAATAAAGTCATAGACAAGTCAAATTGCATAATCAAAATGCAATGTTACAGGACGTACTTGGAGAGTGgcgaaaataaaaatcatgaaaaagttgTGTTTCTGTTAAGAAAGTTTGGTAAAAATAAACTGTTTGGAtgtaaatttagaaatttaaagtAATATTATGTTAAATAAGGTATAAATGAAATCAATATCGTAATATCTATTTTCTAGTATGTTATTAAGAAATTGTTAGCAGAAGACGTTTCTCCACAATGACAAGCACAAATTATTAGTACTTGCaataaaaactttaaatttgtgGAAACATACAATGAAATAGAAGCATCTTCACTACTCTGTTAGTTATTGAATTAAACGCATGAAGCTCTTAGCCCCCAGTTAGGGATATAACGAAGGGAGAATTTACCAAATCGTTCGTCCATAAGTTCATTCCACAATTCTATCGCGGGTTTACAATTAAGTGAAGCTATTAAAACTTTAACAATGGCAACTTTCATATAGGATATCACTTAGCATTTACTAATTCacagaaaaattgtccaa
This genomic stretch from Eucalyptus grandis isolate ANBG69807.140 chromosome 3, ASM1654582v1, whole genome shotgun sequence harbors:
- the LOC104438489 gene encoding myb family transcription factor EFM isoform X1 encodes the protein MASPSELTLECKPQSYSMLLKSFGDHHAADQTQKLEEFLARLEEERLKIDAFKRELPLCMQLLTNAVEVSKQQLQAYRANSGPRPVLEEFIPLKNSSSEGSEKTPNLSDKATWMTSAQLWSQTSNDNPNKQQSLAPKETDIGFNVSPKFSLENKSRNGGAFLPFSKERNGSCPSPSLRALPELALGSPDKEMEDKKYPEAENGNGVSCVRRDGCSKIGNGEVGKGTVSSAEVQIPATANASNTNTTAANGQTHRKARRCWSPDLHRRFVNALQMLGGSQAVATPKQIRELMKVDGLTNDEVKSHLQKYRLHTRRPSPSPQTAGSAAPQLVVLGGIWVPPDYATAVAHGNTSPLYGAHPSAHASPHYCTPPGMPQEFYSAAASHHEAVHHHPLHGHHHQIQVYKGTSHPQPQSSPESGMRGGGGDGQSESIEDGKSESSSWKGDSGDHVNGGDQRNGLITMRDDNNEESNGSEITLKFYDK
- the LOC104438489 gene encoding myb family transcription factor EFM isoform X2 → MASPSELTLECKPQSYSMLLKSFGDHHAADQTQKLEEFLARLEEERLKIDAFKRELPLCMQLLTNAVEVSKQQLQAYRANSGPRPVLEEFIPLKNSSSEGSEKTPNLSDKATWMTSAQLWSQTSNDNPNKQQSLAPKETDIGFNVSPKFSLENKSRNGGAFLPFSKERNGSCPSPSLRALPELALGSPDKEMEDKKYPEAENGNGVSCVRRDGCSKIGNGEVGKGTVSSAEVQIPATANASNTNTTAANGQTHRKARRCWSPDLHRRFVNALQMLGGSQVATPKQIRELMKVDGLTNDEVKSHLQKYRLHTRRPSPSPQTAGSAAPQLVVLGGIWVPPDYATAVAHGNTSPLYGAHPSAHASPHYCTPPGMPQEFYSAAASHHEAVHHHPLHGHHHQIQVYKGTSHPQPQSSPESGMRGGGGDGQSESIEDGKSESSSWKGDSGDHVNGGDQRNGLITMRDDNNEESNGSEITLKFYDK